The Thermococcus sp. 21S7 genome window below encodes:
- a CDS encoding DUF257 family protein: MRLAEYLNRVEWGENVLVEHTSLSSYPLIFHTIGETYGWERILIVDVLDSIMPVLRWLRLSGIRIPENIRRIKVGGNSGWGEVVFEVDPHKDPGIFLNRLSANVREYYQKNPKTVSILMNPEKMIPLHSNNPRFILTLANLGYAFLGNQIRKTFYFVNLDLADRRYVAILEESFIRVIRIHDDGRVLLLKSPQVEEEGRTLEL, translated from the coding sequence ATGAGGCTTGCTGAATATCTCAACCGTGTTGAATGGGGGGAGAATGTCCTCGTAGAACACACGTCGTTATCCTCCTATCCTCTGATTTTCCACACTATCGGAGAGACGTACGGATGGGAAAGAATACTAATCGTTGACGTTCTCGACTCCATCATGCCCGTTCTCAGATGGCTACGGCTGTCGGGCATCCGGATACCAGAGAATATACGGAGAATCAAAGTGGGCGGAAACTCCGGCTGGGGGGAAGTGGTTTTTGAAGTCGACCCCCACAAGGATCCGGGAATATTCCTCAACCGTCTCTCGGCCAACGTCAGGGAGTACTATCAGAAGAATCCCAAGACGGTCTCTATCCTCATGAACCCCGAGAAGATGATTCCGCTCCACAGCAACAACCCGAGGTTTATCCTCACCCTGGCCAACCTGGGCTATGCCTTCCTTGGAAACCAAATCCGCAAGACGTTCTACTTCGTCAACCTCGACTTGGCGGACAGGCGGTATGTGGCCATACTGGAGGAATCATTTATAAGGGTCATCAGAATCCACGACGATGGGAGAGTCCTCCTGCTAAAATCCCCCCAAGTTGAGGAGGAGGGACGGACACTCGAACTGTGA
- a CDS encoding TIGR00269 family protein translates to MRCKFCERPAFIKLHYPRTYLCPEHFTEYFERKVKRTIERYKLIRPGERILVVVSGGKDSAVTAHVLKKLGYDIECLHINLGIGEYSEKSEEYAKRQCEALGVPLHIVRVKELLGRSIGEVRTRRPTCSYCGLTKRYIFNKFAYDNGFDAVATGHNLDDEASFIFANLMNWNTQYLAKQGPVTPAQFNGKLVKKIKPLYELTEREVVAYALANGIEYHIEECPHAIGAPTIEYKGILNEMEEKRPGTKINFVKGYLRKKKLFEAELQETELRECRICGMPSSGEVCSFCRFWRREEPIEFKVNR, encoded by the coding sequence ATGAGATGCAAGTTCTGCGAGAGGCCGGCCTTCATCAAGCTCCACTATCCGAGAACCTACCTCTGCCCGGAGCACTTCACCGAGTACTTCGAGAGAAAGGTAAAGCGGACCATAGAGCGCTACAAGCTCATAAGGCCCGGCGAGAGGATTCTGGTCGTCGTGAGCGGGGGGAAGGACTCGGCCGTCACCGCCCACGTCCTCAAGAAGCTCGGCTACGACATCGAATGCCTCCACATCAACCTGGGCATCGGCGAGTACTCCGAGAAGAGCGAGGAGTACGCCAAGAGGCAGTGCGAAGCTTTGGGAGTTCCGCTACACATCGTCCGCGTCAAAGAGCTACTCGGAAGGAGCATCGGGGAGGTGAGGACGAGAAGACCGACCTGCTCCTACTGCGGGCTGACCAAGCGCTACATCTTCAACAAGTTCGCCTACGACAACGGCTTCGATGCCGTCGCCACAGGGCACAACCTCGACGACGAGGCGAGCTTCATCTTTGCCAACCTGATGAACTGGAACACACAGTACCTCGCCAAACAGGGGCCGGTAACTCCGGCACAGTTCAACGGAAAGCTCGTGAAGAAGATAAAGCCGCTCTACGAGCTGACCGAGAGGGAGGTCGTCGCCTACGCCCTGGCGAACGGCATAGAGTATCACATCGAGGAATGCCCCCACGCGATCGGGGCGCCAACCATCGAGTACAAGGGGATACTCAACGAGATGGAGGAGAAGAGGCCGGGAACTAAAATCAACTTCGTCAAAGGCTACCTTCGCAAAAAGAAGCTCTTCGAAGCCGAGCTCCAGGAAACGGAGCTGAGGGAGTGCAGGATATGCGGAATGCCATCGAGCGGCGAGGTCTGCTCCTTCTGCAGGTTCTGGCGCAGGGAGGAACCGATAGAGTTCAAGGTGAACAGATGA
- a CDS encoding glycosyltransferase family 2 protein, with amino-acid sequence MKPSLKFQSVLYLYALMVIGLSLIVPAQYILEAILLFLFLMVSSGVFFYTLLLVSTRREYPYSPREVPRGFFEPVVYVLIPAHNEESVIEKTAVTVLNQDYFNLRIFLINDNSTDGTLEVMRKIESSNPDRVVVINVPPHRGRSKPHALNYTLEVIEKAFNRPDYIFILDADYLIAPNTIRRLVGIMEGAPNYIIGVQANVRPRNWNRNFVTRFITLERLVGFNVAIEGDLKLSENGKYGGTVALLRFSHLLRLGKFRGDSVTEDTDLWARALIEGYRFWYCHSVVGWEEAVETLRDYIKQRSRWAQGHLQVMLDYYWPVLRSCSGITEAFIEHFYMMSYLVPVFWFLSVLINGYLLLSGGVPLLIARPRLFLAVSVIAFLAFWFSVAYSNWVERSRTGFGVQWWFVLAYPLYFMIFVVAGVVYTLRGLIRLLVGKFHWEKTRRFT; translated from the coding sequence ATGAAGCCCTCGCTGAAATTCCAGTCCGTGCTGTACCTGTACGCCCTCATGGTTATTGGATTGTCGTTGATAGTCCCCGCACAGTACATACTTGAGGCCATTCTCCTGTTCCTGTTCCTCATGGTATCATCGGGAGTTTTTTTCTACACCCTTCTCCTGGTTTCAACACGTCGTGAATATCCCTACAGTCCGAGGGAGGTTCCCAGGGGTTTCTTCGAGCCCGTTGTGTACGTGCTGATACCCGCCCACAATGAGGAGAGCGTCATTGAAAAAACTGCGGTAACGGTTCTTAACCAGGATTACTTCAACTTGAGGATTTTCCTGATAAACGACAACTCCACCGATGGAACGCTGGAGGTCATGAGGAAAATTGAGTCGTCCAACCCCGACAGGGTCGTGGTTATAAACGTTCCCCCACACAGGGGACGGAGCAAACCCCACGCCCTCAACTACACCCTGGAGGTTATAGAGAAGGCCTTTAACCGACCAGATTACATTTTCATCCTTGACGCGGACTACCTGATAGCCCCCAACACGATCAGACGGCTCGTTGGGATAATGGAGGGGGCCCCGAACTACATAATAGGGGTACAGGCCAACGTCAGACCTAGGAACTGGAATCGAAACTTTGTAACTCGCTTCATAACCCTAGAACGGCTCGTGGGTTTTAACGTTGCCATCGAGGGTGACCTCAAGCTCAGCGAGAATGGAAAGTACGGGGGAACCGTTGCCCTGCTCAGGTTCTCCCACCTCCTCCGCCTGGGCAAGTTTCGCGGGGATTCTGTGACGGAGGATACCGACCTCTGGGCAAGGGCTCTCATAGAGGGCTACCGCTTCTGGTACTGCCATTCGGTTGTCGGTTGGGAAGAGGCCGTTGAGACACTCAGGGACTACATCAAACAGCGCTCTCGCTGGGCTCAAGGCCACCTCCAGGTGATGCTTGATTACTACTGGCCCGTCCTGAGGAGCTGTTCCGGCATAACCGAAGCCTTCATAGAGCACTTCTACATGATGAGCTACCTCGTGCCTGTGTTCTGGTTTCTGTCCGTTCTCATCAACGGCTATCTCCTCTTATCCGGGGGAGTCCCCCTTCTGATTGCCAGACCGCGGCTCTTTCTGGCGGTTTCAGTGATAGCCTTTCTGGCCTTCTGGTTCTCCGTAGCCTACTCCAACTGGGTTGAGAGGAGCAGAACCGGCTTTGGGGTTCAGTGGTGGTTCGTTCTGGCGTATCCCCTCTACTTCATGATTTTCGTGGTTGCGGGTGTCGTTTACACCCTCCGGGGACTCATAAGGCTGCTCGTTGGAAAGTTCCACTGGGAGAAAACGAGGCGCTTCACTTGA
- a CDS encoding 6-pyruvoyl-tetrahydropterin synthase-related protein, producing MRRIYVAILLVISVLEFLPLFLAPSPPDLQGDGLGHLFKIHKLMESGWEPWIEDWYAGFPFLRFYPPASYIAAAFLGRLLGSDVRGYAATLAITSFIGAFSMYLYLETTRKERYIAPILFLLFPWRLGVAYIEGNFPRANSINLMPLFFLAIFWMSEHRERYILASAVAISVVSLTHHSILVPLTITSLILLRKKVNNINALGNFFKVGGAVVTLTAFWYLPFMFERNWTHFWNIYQNKWLFAGYSISPSLFKEPVGCSILIATGIVLAVGVLRRRVDPVKILLVSVYTYLAMGYYSPTPWIHSLPILSMIPPYRWMDMVCMIVPLMAAESLSDLNLNRKAFTGLSLILILLTPAIISFNGIHEYPENIKELGDFLGGFPGNEWRFVVYPPTGTSYYSYLPALCSKLTMNGRYHEGNPAGDGEWRLWYLSETGKNVTPYLRAYSIRFFISCTNFAPAGYHRTTEIGNCVVYSSNVSFARPVRIVLAGKFYEMPRDYAYVKNAVNVKMFPPTAIGVIYAGQPTEQEKEVLWRFVRDGGTLVWIPEGSGELFGINATMEIINGSRLNSEEYNISLFSPFTYQGMPWYGPLFDNVSTIIGSGNRTLLGWISVGKGRVYLVGGNLLFHALYWNSSYELDLILNLAKKDRNITYSVLDRADGEYTLYVSADTPAVLEISEAYYPHWHIKIDNDEILPVRNDRTGLTLVPITHSGVLRGRFVDPFAPLRRYSALGWVLLLVYLGFKTLSDRKKRVEIVREANLTSQTSQSKKLGEPKAP from the coding sequence ATGAGAAGGATATACGTGGCGATCCTCCTCGTAATTTCAGTACTTGAGTTCCTGCCCCTATTCCTGGCTCCAAGTCCCCCTGACCTTCAGGGCGACGGGCTTGGACACCTGTTTAAGATTCATAAACTCATGGAAAGCGGATGGGAACCCTGGATTGAAGACTGGTACGCGGGTTTTCCATTCCTCAGGTTTTATCCCCCGGCCTCTTATATTGCCGCAGCGTTTCTCGGAAGGCTCCTCGGGAGCGATGTGCGGGGGTACGCCGCAACGCTTGCCATAACATCATTCATTGGGGCGTTTTCGATGTATCTTTACCTGGAAACAACGAGAAAGGAAAGGTACATCGCCCCGATTCTGTTTCTCCTGTTTCCGTGGCGCCTGGGTGTAGCTTATATTGAGGGAAACTTCCCGAGGGCGAACTCAATAAACCTCATGCCCCTGTTTTTCCTGGCCATCTTTTGGATGAGTGAACACAGGGAAAGGTACATCTTGGCCTCGGCAGTGGCAATATCGGTGGTTTCACTCACCCATCACTCAATACTCGTTCCGCTTACCATCACGTCACTGATACTCCTCCGTAAGAAGGTAAATAACATCAACGCGCTGGGAAATTTTTTCAAGGTGGGGGGTGCGGTCGTAACACTCACCGCCTTTTGGTACCTCCCATTCATGTTCGAGAGGAACTGGACCCACTTCTGGAACATCTACCAAAATAAATGGTTGTTCGCGGGATACAGCATTTCCCCCAGTTTATTCAAGGAGCCGGTGGGTTGTTCCATTCTGATAGCAACCGGAATAGTCCTAGCGGTCGGAGTACTCAGACGGCGAGTTGACCCCGTGAAAATACTCCTGGTTTCAGTTTACACGTACCTGGCAATGGGATACTACTCCCCCACCCCATGGATACACTCACTTCCAATCCTTTCCATGATACCCCCGTACAGATGGATGGACATGGTCTGCATGATCGTTCCCCTCATGGCGGCGGAATCTTTATCAGACCTCAATCTCAACCGAAAAGCTTTCACCGGTCTCAGCCTGATCCTCATCCTGCTCACACCCGCCATTATCTCATTCAACGGAATACATGAATACCCCGAAAACATCAAAGAGCTGGGAGACTTCCTTGGGGGATTCCCCGGCAATGAGTGGAGGTTCGTGGTCTATCCCCCAACTGGAACATCCTACTACAGCTATCTGCCGGCATTATGTTCAAAGCTCACGATGAATGGGCGGTACCATGAGGGCAACCCCGCCGGGGATGGAGAGTGGAGACTGTGGTACCTGTCCGAGACTGGGAAGAACGTCACCCCTTACCTCAGGGCATACTCCATAAGATTCTTCATAAGCTGCACCAATTTCGCACCCGCAGGCTATCACAGAACGACGGAGATTGGAAACTGCGTTGTTTATTCCTCAAACGTGAGCTTCGCAAGGCCGGTACGGATTGTGCTTGCGGGAAAGTTCTACGAGATGCCGAGGGACTACGCGTACGTTAAAAATGCAGTCAATGTAAAAATGTTCCCACCAACGGCCATCGGCGTGATTTACGCGGGCCAGCCCACGGAACAGGAGAAAGAGGTGCTGTGGAGATTTGTACGGGACGGAGGCACCCTTGTGTGGATACCTGAAGGGAGCGGAGAGCTCTTCGGAATTAACGCCACCATGGAAATAATAAACGGCTCAAGACTTAACTCAGAGGAATACAACATCTCGTTATTCTCTCCCTTTACCTACCAAGGCATGCCGTGGTACGGTCCCCTCTTCGATAACGTGAGCACCATTATAGGCTCGGGGAACCGCACGCTGCTGGGATGGATCAGCGTGGGTAAGGGGAGGGTGTACCTAGTCGGGGGAAACCTCCTCTTCCATGCCCTGTACTGGAACTCCAGCTATGAACTGGATTTAATACTAAACCTCGCGAAAAAAGATAGAAACATCACGTACTCCGTTCTGGATAGGGCGGATGGGGAATACACGCTGTATGTAAGTGCGGATACCCCCGCAGTGCTGGAAATCTCCGAGGCGTACTATCCTCATTGGCATATAAAAATAGACAACGATGAAATACTTCCGGTGAGGAACGACAGAACCGGTCTAACCTTGGTGCCCATAACTCACAGTGGGGTGCTTCGGGGGAGGTTCGTGGACCCCTTTGCACCCCTGCGAAGATATTCGGCGCTCGGATGGGTACTCCTTCTTGTGTATCTTGGATTCAAAACGCTATCCGATAGGAAAAAACGTGTTGAAATTGTTCGGGAGGCGAATTTAACATCCCAGACCTCCCAATCAAAAAAATTGGGGGAACCTAAAGCTCCCTAA
- a CDS encoding alpha-amylase/4-alpha-glucanotransferase domain-containing protein produces the protein MVNFIFGIHNHQPLGNFGWVLEDAYERSYRPFMEILEDYPNMKVAVHISGPLLEWLEENRPEYVNLLRSLVRRGQLEIVVAGFYEPVLAAIPKEDRIEQIKLLKNFARKLGYDARGVWLTERVWQPELVKSLRQAGIEYVIVDDYHFMSAGLNKEDLFWPYYTEDGGEVIAVFPIDEKLRYLIPFRPVEKTIEYLHSLDDGDESKVAVFHDDGEKFGVWPGTYEWVYKKGWLREFFDRISSDEGINLTLYSEYLSRFKPRGIVYLPIASYFEMSEWSLPAEQAKLFVEFVETLKQHGKFERYRVFVRGGIWKNFFLKYPESNYMHKRMLMVSKLVRENPEARHFLLKAQCNDAYWHGVFGGVYLPHLRRAVWENLIRANGYVKIGTFVRDIDFDGRDEVFLENESFYAVFKPSYGGALFELSSKNRAVNYNDVLARRWEHYHEVPEAATPEEGGDEGVASIHELGKQIPEEIRRELAYDGHLRAILQDHFLDPETALDEYRLARYLELGDFVKGAYDYSIFDGGVTLWRDGRVSGRPTRVEKSFLLEEGGFRVDYTVKSDARALFGVELNLAVHSVMEEPGEFEAESFEVNDPYGIGKVEIELDRKAKVWKYPIKTLSQSEAGWDFIQQGVSYTLLFPLDGELRFRIRFREL, from the coding sequence ATGGTGAACTTCATATTCGGGATCCATAACCATCAGCCGCTTGGTAACTTTGGTTGGGTTCTGGAGGATGCCTACGAGCGCTCCTACAGGCCGTTCATGGAGATACTTGAGGACTACCCGAACATGAAGGTCGCGGTTCACATAAGCGGTCCCCTCCTTGAGTGGCTGGAGGAAAACCGGCCGGAGTACGTTAACCTCCTCCGCTCCCTCGTCAGGAGGGGACAGCTTGAGATAGTCGTCGCCGGCTTTTACGAACCTGTTCTGGCGGCGATTCCGAAGGAGGACAGGATAGAGCAGATAAAGCTCCTCAAAAACTTCGCCAGAAAGCTCGGCTACGATGCCCGGGGCGTCTGGCTGACCGAACGCGTGTGGCAGCCGGAGCTCGTAAAGAGTCTCCGCCAGGCGGGTATAGAGTACGTCATCGTTGACGATTACCACTTCATGAGCGCCGGCCTGAACAAGGAGGACCTCTTCTGGCCGTACTACACTGAGGACGGTGGGGAGGTTATAGCCGTCTTCCCGATAGACGAGAAGCTGCGCTACCTCATACCCTTCCGTCCGGTTGAGAAAACGATAGAGTACCTCCATTCCCTCGACGACGGTGATGAGAGCAAGGTCGCCGTTTTCCACGACGACGGCGAGAAGTTTGGCGTCTGGCCTGGAACCTACGAATGGGTATACAAAAAAGGCTGGCTCAGGGAGTTCTTCGACAGGATTTCAAGCGATGAGGGAATAAACCTCACCCTTTACTCGGAGTACCTTTCGAGGTTCAAGCCAAGGGGCATAGTGTACCTTCCGATAGCTTCATACTTCGAGATGAGCGAATGGTCCCTGCCCGCGGAGCAGGCGAAGCTCTTCGTCGAGTTCGTGGAGACGCTGAAGCAGCACGGGAAGTTTGAGAGGTACCGCGTTTTCGTCCGCGGCGGCATCTGGAAGAACTTCTTCCTCAAGTACCCGGAGAGCAACTACATGCACAAGAGGATGCTAATGGTGAGCAAGCTGGTGAGGGAAAACCCCGAGGCCAGGCACTTCCTCCTCAAGGCCCAGTGCAACGACGCCTACTGGCACGGTGTCTTCGGCGGCGTCTACCTCCCCCACCTCAGAAGGGCGGTCTGGGAGAACCTCATACGTGCGAACGGCTACGTGAAGATTGGAACCTTCGTTAGGGACATAGACTTCGACGGACGGGACGAGGTCTTTCTGGAGAACGAAAGCTTCTACGCGGTGTTTAAACCTTCCTACGGCGGGGCGCTTTTCGAACTCAGCTCAAAGAACAGGGCGGTCAACTACAACGACGTTCTCGCGAGGCGGTGGGAGCACTACCACGAGGTTCCTGAGGCGGCCACTCCTGAGGAGGGCGGAGATGAGGGCGTTGCGAGCATACACGAACTGGGTAAACAGATTCCCGAGGAGATAAGGCGCGAACTGGCCTACGATGGCCATCTGAGGGCCATCCTCCAGGACCATTTCCTCGACCCCGAGACTGCCCTGGACGAGTACCGCCTTGCGAGGTACCTGGAGCTCGGCGACTTCGTGAAGGGGGCCTATGACTACAGCATCTTCGATGGGGGCGTCACCCTGTGGCGCGATGGAAGGGTTTCCGGAAGGCCGACCAGGGTTGAGAAGTCTTTCCTGCTGGAGGAGGGCGGATTCAGGGTCGATTACACTGTGAAGAGTGATGCCAGGGCACTGTTCGGCGTTGAACTGAACCTGGCCGTCCACAGCGTCATGGAAGAGCCGGGGGAGTTCGAGGCTGAAAGCTTTGAGGTGAACGACCCCTACGGCATCGGAAAGGTGGAGATAGAGCTTGACAGGAAGGCAAAGGTCTGGAAGTACCCGATAAAGACCCTCAGCCAGAGCGAGGCCGGCTGGGACTTCATCCAGCAGGGTGTCAGCTATACCCTGCTGTTCCCCCTGGACGGGGAGCTGAGGTTCAGGATTAGGTTTAGGGAGCTTTAG
- a CDS encoding CARDB domain-containing protein yields the protein MKKTVSLILMAVFLFSLVPLGKFASAMYGTKIIDGSLNDWKASDLIATGQNSGLDGANLDRLYVSWDEQYLYIAIKTNNTQSWDVAYGIGIDIDPGTGSGYTSGGDSWGRSVEFSGGFAPDYEIYFWWSKASGMGAGNFNTWAGSGWDNNGISSVGGSFAYTGDTTTGLQTIEIKIPWSALGGKPDRIAVMAWITGSGGSAVDSLPADQAIDYANIGNEWGDTDTFTSMAVVYVAPKTIDGNLSDWSENELAAEDTTGTGTDMGNLSRFYVSWDDQYLYLAIETNNTKNGGMAYGFGIDIDPGTGNGYTAGGDAWRRSIEFSNGYALDYEVYFWWNDGKASITTAQLNSYNGGWNWPDLTDMGGKYGYTGDSSTGLKTLEVAIPWSAIGGMPRKFAVAAWVTGESGSAVDVLPQEGAAADNADEWGDTDVITEMSGFEMFIPVPELTISVTGPSVVGLNRTAIYNVTVKNLGSLPASGVEVKVYLNDTPLSNWTISLSAGEERELTFVWKPNETGRYILKATVDEDNLIKEANEDNNAFEMGVNVMWVGDIDVDGDPTDWPEVSLAPNSYTVQDGVFIWNDASGDQRTDKDQYLPGKRSSHADLTEVGVTKDDRYIYFLFKFRNMSNIKIGDNGATFIAVPIDYKDDGADWFAGQMDTKTVISWNLQMVINLCSDQHTGQTHAVAPGGSGLKSLLYFVNANGEIVPVEDSIIGVDLSKNTVEVGIPLEVFGDARTFRFQVATGFSYGEGVWNFGDPMHNDGISDIVDTISTENTADELIDNVPDVYITIKFNSIVESADVLSMKEVRERERIEKLHSTIISIGKYYGPYHFEEDYSRYTEIAAELGNMSLPEDVTKRLSELQNKVADLLKMYNGGRELMNRDAEFAGALKIYRAYTGLKKIVGEMEEILRKAQEGEYAREKYMEELAKNLTKDIDGNLNDWGVEPLAADDTGFGQNGANLKALYVDYDDRFLYIALTTENKASWRVSYGIALDYRDGGYTTGTDAWGRKVSFTGGVDAQLYFFWNGEFFGDKGTGNITSAQLALWNGTAWKYEDLKWVGFYAYTGGAENGLQTLEIAIPWTAIGGEPEKLRIVAYVTGQGGGDSAVDVLPLQDAVKDNAPGDEWGDADTFSEFAVVTIE from the coding sequence GTGAAAAAAACGGTATCCCTTATACTGATGGCTGTTTTTTTGTTCAGTTTAGTGCCCCTCGGAAAGTTCGCCAGTGCCATGTATGGGACCAAGATTATAGACGGGAGTTTAAACGACTGGAAGGCCTCAGACCTGATAGCGACCGGACAGAATAGCGGACTGGATGGAGCCAACCTCGACAGACTGTACGTTTCCTGGGACGAACAGTATCTGTATATCGCGATAAAAACAAACAACACCCAAAGCTGGGACGTTGCCTATGGAATAGGAATCGATATCGACCCCGGAACCGGTAGCGGCTATACCTCTGGCGGAGACTCTTGGGGAAGAAGCGTCGAATTCTCAGGTGGCTTTGCCCCCGACTACGAGATTTACTTCTGGTGGAGCAAGGCCAGCGGAATGGGAGCCGGCAACTTCAACACCTGGGCCGGCAGCGGCTGGGATAACAACGGCATCTCCAGCGTTGGCGGGAGCTTTGCCTACACAGGGGATACCACCACTGGCCTCCAAACGATTGAGATAAAGATTCCCTGGAGCGCCCTCGGAGGGAAACCCGACAGGATAGCCGTAATGGCATGGATTACCGGGAGCGGCGGCTCTGCAGTGGACAGCCTACCAGCTGATCAGGCCATAGACTACGCCAACATTGGAAACGAGTGGGGCGACACGGACACATTTACCAGCATGGCGGTTGTTTACGTCGCCCCCAAGACAATAGACGGAAACCTGAGCGACTGGAGCGAGAACGAACTGGCGGCAGAGGATACAACCGGTACAGGCACTGACATGGGCAACCTCAGCAGGTTCTACGTCTCCTGGGATGACCAGTACCTCTACCTTGCCATCGAGACCAACAACACTAAGAACGGAGGAATGGCGTACGGTTTCGGAATCGACATCGACCCCGGGACTGGAAACGGCTACACGGCAGGAGGGGACGCATGGAGACGGAGCATAGAGTTCTCCAATGGATACGCGCTGGACTACGAAGTTTACTTCTGGTGGAACGACGGCAAAGCATCAATAACCACCGCGCAGCTCAATTCATACAACGGAGGCTGGAACTGGCCGGACCTGACCGATATGGGCGGGAAGTACGGCTACACCGGGGACAGTTCAACGGGCCTTAAAACCCTCGAAGTCGCGATACCGTGGTCAGCCATCGGAGGAATGCCCCGCAAATTCGCGGTCGCCGCATGGGTAACCGGTGAAAGCGGCTCCGCCGTTGACGTACTCCCGCAGGAAGGCGCCGCCGCGGACAACGCAGACGAATGGGGCGACACCGACGTCATCACCGAGATGTCCGGGTTTGAGATGTTCATTCCGGTGCCCGAGCTTACCATCAGCGTAACCGGCCCCAGTGTCGTCGGTCTCAACAGAACGGCCATATACAACGTCACAGTGAAAAACCTCGGTTCCCTTCCGGCATCCGGTGTCGAGGTCAAGGTGTATCTCAACGATACACCCCTCTCCAATTGGACGATTAGCCTCAGCGCCGGAGAGGAGCGAGAACTGACATTCGTATGGAAGCCAAACGAAACCGGACGGTACATTCTAAAGGCAACCGTGGACGAGGACAACCTCATAAAAGAAGCCAACGAGGACAACAATGCCTTTGAGATGGGAGTCAACGTGATGTGGGTTGGGGACATCGACGTCGACGGAGACCCCACCGACTGGCCCGAGGTAAGTCTCGCACCCAACTCGTACACAGTCCAGGATGGAGTCTTCATCTGGAATGATGCCTCGGGAGATCAAAGAACCGACAAGGATCAATATCTGCCGGGCAAGAGGTCCTCACACGCAGACCTAACTGAAGTTGGCGTTACCAAAGACGACAGGTACATTTACTTCCTGTTCAAGTTCAGGAACATGAGCAACATAAAAATCGGGGACAACGGAGCGACGTTCATAGCGGTTCCGATAGACTACAAAGATGATGGAGCGGACTGGTTCGCTGGCCAGATGGACACGAAGACCGTTATCAGCTGGAACCTCCAGATGGTGATAAACCTGTGCAGTGACCAGCACACGGGACAAACCCATGCCGTTGCACCCGGAGGGAGCGGCCTCAAATCGCTCCTGTACTTCGTTAACGCGAACGGAGAAATCGTACCCGTGGAAGACTCCATAATAGGGGTTGATCTATCCAAGAATACAGTTGAAGTCGGGATTCCGCTGGAAGTCTTCGGGGACGCCCGGACATTTAGATTCCAGGTTGCCACGGGATTCAGCTACGGGGAGGGCGTCTGGAACTTCGGCGACCCAATGCACAATGACGGTATAAGCGACATCGTTGATACCATAAGCACCGAGAACACGGCCGATGAACTGATCGACAACGTCCCGGACGTGTACATTACCATCAAGTTCAACTCCATAGTGGAAAGTGCAGACGTTCTCTCAATGAAGGAGGTGAGGGAACGGGAAAGGATAGAGAAACTGCACTCAACAATAATCTCCATTGGAAAGTACTACGGTCCGTATCACTTTGAGGAAGATTACAGCAGATACACGGAGATAGCGGCAGAACTCGGCAACATGTCGCTACCCGAAGACGTTACGAAGAGACTCAGCGAGCTCCAGAATAAAGTCGCGGATTTACTAAAGATGTACAACGGTGGAAGGGAACTAATGAACAGGGATGCAGAGTTTGCGGGTGCCCTTAAGATATACCGCGCATACACCGGCCTCAAGAAAATCGTCGGAGAGATGGAGGAGATCCTCAGAAAGGCCCAGGAGGGCGAATACGCGCGCGAGAAATACATGGAGGAACTCGCCAAGAACCTCACCAAGGACATAGACGGCAACCTCAACGACTGGGGCGTGGAGCCGCTTGCCGCTGACGATACAGGCTTCGGTCAGAACGGCGCCAACCTTAAGGCACTCTACGTTGACTACGACGACCGGTTCCTGTACATAGCCCTCACCACCGAGAACAAGGCATCATGGAGGGTCTCCTACGGCATAGCACTGGACTACCGGGACGGTGGATACACGACCGGAACCGATGCCTGGGGCAGGAAGGTGAGCTTTACCGGCGGAGTTGACGCCCAGCTCTACTTCTTCTGGAACGGGGAGTTCTTCGGCGACAAGGGAACCGGCAACATAACCAGCGCCCAGCTCGCACTCTGGAACGGCACCGCCTGGAAGTACGAAGACCTCAAGTGGGTAGGGTTCTACGCCTACACCGGCGGCGCCGAGAACGGACTCCAGACCCTGGAGATAGCGATTCCGTGGACGGCCATCGGGGGAGAGCCCGAGAAGCTGAGAATCGTTGCCTACGTGACCGGACAGGGCGGCGGGGACTCGGCCGTTGACGTACTGCCGCTCCAGGATGCCGTTAAGGACAACGCGCCGGGCGATGAATGGGGAGACGCGGACACGTTCTCGGAGTTTGCCGTGGTCACGATTGAGTGA